A part of Leptospira congkakensis genomic DNA contains:
- the fmt gene encoding methionyl-tRNA formyltransferase, producing the protein MKLSIGYFGSPEHSKELLSILLDAGFTVDFVVTNIDKPVGRKQIITPTPVKELAIAKGIPVIQSPKLRTDEEAQKQILSYGSPVHIVYAYGSIVPEIVFQDPKFGSINLHGSLLPKYRGASPVQSFLLSGEESSGFTIQFLAKEVDSGDIISQKSWKVTDSETTASLLQSITKEGGAELIRLLRELESKESPWVAKPQNATEATHCKKITASDRPIQWSEPAKNINNRIRALYPDPLAVTEFRGKKLILISSFLLKEDEEPVPIPLDLSPGSFFLYQKKRLFCLCGDGNLLGIDTLQPEGKKPMKGFEFFNGARVLAGESFT; encoded by the coding sequence ATGAAACTTTCAATTGGATACTTTGGATCCCCAGAACATTCCAAGGAATTACTCTCTATCTTACTTGATGCTGGATTTACAGTAGACTTTGTTGTGACCAACATCGACAAACCTGTGGGAAGAAAACAAATCATCACACCAACTCCCGTCAAGGAACTTGCGATCGCGAAAGGCATTCCAGTCATCCAATCGCCGAAACTCCGAACCGATGAGGAAGCCCAAAAACAAATTTTATCATACGGTTCTCCTGTTCATATTGTGTATGCTTACGGATCGATTGTTCCTGAAATTGTGTTCCAAGATCCGAAATTCGGAAGCATCAACCTGCATGGAAGTTTGCTCCCAAAATACCGCGGCGCTTCCCCTGTCCAAAGTTTTCTTTTGAGTGGAGAGGAGAGTTCAGGATTTACGATTCAATTTTTAGCGAAGGAAGTCGACTCAGGAGATATCATTTCTCAAAAATCTTGGAAGGTGACAGATTCAGAAACCACCGCATCTCTTTTGCAGTCGATTACCAAGGAAGGGGGAGCCGAACTCATTCGGCTTTTGCGAGAATTAGAATCCAAAGAATCTCCTTGGGTGGCAAAACCGCAGAATGCAACCGAAGCGACCCACTGCAAAAAAATCACCGCGAGTGACCGCCCCATCCAATGGTCGGAACCTGCCAAAAACATCAACAACCGGATCCGAGCCCTCTATCCAGATCCATTGGCCGTGACTGAATTTCGGGGGAAAAAATTGATCCTGATTTCATCCTTTCTTTTAAAAGAGGATGAGGAACCGGTTCCTATCCCTTTGGATCTAAGTCCTGGTTCCTTTTTTCTATACCAGAAAAAAAGGCTTTTCTGCCTCTGTGGAGACGGAAACCTGCTTGGTATAGATACCTTACAACCCGAAGGGAAAAAACCCATGAAAGGATTTGAGTTTTTCAATGGGGCGCGGGTTTTAGCCGGAGAATCATTTACGTGA